The genomic DNA AAACATCGTTGTATCTaagtgaaacaaacacacaacaagaTAATACTCTTGCAGCTCGAGCATGAAAGCTTTGCACAAGAAGACACCTCATGTCAATTACAGTGTTGGAATATATGAAGTGTATTTGTTCAAGTgctatacttaagtacaattttgagttaCTTAtgctttacttttactttttgtttctaTCTTGTGCCACTTTATACCtctactccactgcatttcaaAGGCAaatgtactttctactccattacattcatttaaCAACTGTAGGTATTAGTTACTTTATGGATTAATATTTAGAATACATCACATACTATATTCATCTCATAAAAGTATATAACTATTGGGTGTAGATGGTGTGCACTGTTGAGTACATGTCACACAGTCCTAACAATGGTTTCACACTATCCACTGATCAACAGGTGGCAGTAATGCGTCAacaaagaaatgtgaaaaagatagatagatagatagatagatagatagatagatagatagatactttattcatcccgagggaaattttaggtatccagtagcttagacaaacataacacaacaaacacacatacacacatatatcgcacataaaatcactcacagaaatttaaatagttaacaatttgtgaagtgattacaaaggtctggtatggactgaccatgtgatgcaatgaccatgataaggtgctatggtagagtgtgtgcaatggtggtagtgcaaaagtgaacagtgcagggactgaacagtgcaatagcttattattaaatattaacagaaCAATCtataacagggaataagttataagatatgaccacagtccagattgtgtaggagggctaatatagcctataagACAGTCAGGTGTACAGCAGACAAAGTGATATAATGGTAGGGGCTGAGAGAGACGGGCTCATGCTGAAAAGTCCatttctcccctccccctttgtGTGGTATTGAAGAGTTGGATGGCCCTGGGGACAAAGGACCTCCTCAACCTGTCTGTTGAGCATGACAGTGACAGAAGTCTGCCACTTAACATGCTTCTCTGTTTAATGAACGTGCTGTGTAGTGGGTGGCAGTCATTGTCCATGATCGCCAGCATCCTACTCATGGTCCGTTTCTCTGCAGTTGCTGTGAGTGACTCCAGCTCAATGCCAACAATGGAGCCAGCAACAACAACGccaacaagaagaagaaagaaaaccaGCACGTTTACATGCATGATTTTATGAATACTTTAGAAAttggctttgcaaatgttttatacaCCTTTACCTTTGTAAATGCACCTTTAGAGGTACATTATGGTGTTTCTTTCAGTGAATTTCAGGACaacaatgccgcaacacagcctcgtacttcgggaaactggcgGTGTatctgcggacattgtgaagctatggccaccgaacaggagtgttgCACATGTGTTGcgcggagtgggacctgttgcgtcgcgacacccaagagacgcagtgttttgtagtaacctctctgataaacagggctgtacttgaaacttttttcacGTCacctgtgtgcatgtgcacaatacaaacaaaacaagggcCCAATAATAACGAAAACAAAACCGATTCTGTAGCGCTACTAGAGGTCAAAAATAGGTTGTTATTTTACTACAACTTGTGGGCAGTGGAAACAAGTTACTAACACAACAAtaacatattatcaccttttaaGTACATATAGCAAACGTGTTTGCAAACAGTTGCttttttacacatccagcagttatggAGCAACAATATAATTTATTTGTGCTTGTGTCCATGATGTATATAATTGCAATAGGGGCCAATTCACTCTGTGTTTGCTCTTAGCTGCTAAATTTTCtattatgttcaccagctaatcATCAACcgtgtctctctgctgtttgctgctcaGTGGAGTTTTTAAGAGCTTTTTgaaggcaaggcaagtttatttatatagcacatttcatacacCGAGGCAACTCAAGGTGCTTTAcataatgacatttaaaaagacaCAGGTAAGTAGAATAAAAGAGTAAcctatagaaagaaaaaaagacaagataGATACAAGGCAAATGTACACGTTTTAGTGCAAATCTAGCAGAGAGTGTAATTTCAAATCAAAGTCAGCAATGCAGATAAGTCTTTAGCCTGGTCTTAAAAGTAGCTACAGTTGGTGCAAATCTGAGATATTCTGTCAGTTTGTTCAAACAGTAGATGGGATTATAACTAATTGCAGCTTCATCATGGTTTGTTCTGACTACGGCTGACCTGTCCCACATGACCAAAGAAGCTTGGAGGGTTCATATGATGAAGTAGGTCAGAAATGTATTTAGGCCCTAAACCATTAAATGATGTATAGACAACCAGCAGTAACCTAAAGTCAATACTAGAAGTGACTGGTCACCATTGCAGAGACCTACGTGAGAATTGGTGTGATGTGTTCAGCTTCCTTAGTCTTTGTGAGAACATAAGCAGCAGCATTCTGAATGAGCTGAAGCTGCCTGTGTGCTTCATTGGAGAGACCTGAGAAAATACCATTACAGTAGTCTAAcccagaggttctcaatcttttttcagccaaggaccccttaacacAGAAAATATACCAGGGACCCCCTTGTGTATGTCACTTGAAAAAATATGACATAGCCTATTTGTCTTAGTTATGGtatgtgaaagaacaacaaACAAGATTTTATTAGAAAGATATTAGAGATGaattaaacatatttacagCAGAATTAGATTGTCAGATTAGAACGTAATCTATGAACTAGTatgaatctaaaaaaaataataataattgaaaatGCATGTGTCTCTAAAATGAGGAAGTGGTTTTCACAGCTTTGCTGTTGAGCTGCCAGCACAGTGACTCTTTTAAGCTGTGTGACAGAAacattcaccaaaataacaTGACGTCATTACTGACAAatattcagcaaaaatatctaATCACTTTGTATTACTTCTGGTTTAACTGAGAGCTATTAGCTGATTTGACTCTCTTCCTCGCACTCAACCAAAAGTTATTTTCTTAACAAGCGCTGTATGTCTGTGACAACAGGATGCTGACTGGGATTTTTAACAGGAGAGTGACTCACAGTTGTTCACACTCATGGAGAACACTTCAATGTTGAATGATATTCAATGATCTTTTCTAACACATTCTAACACATAATAGCGCATTTGGGTTTAGATTAACCCCACTTTAAAACTTGTATCTTTACATACTGAAACTTTTCCTTTATCACTAACCTGAGATGAAGGCATGAATTAGTTTATCTAAATCCTGTTTGGATATGTTTGTAAGTTTCACTACATACataaggtgataataggctgacttCGTTATTGACTTCATTTGGCTGTTAAAATTGAGATCAGAATCCCTAATAACGCCAATATTTCAGACTTGTTTTTTTCAAGATGAACGTCCACTTTTAGCCTTTCTTCTTTAGCACCAAAGACAATGATCTCagttttgtctttatttaatAGAAAATTCTGTTTCGTCCAATCCTTTATTTGGTCAATGCATTGATGCAGCAGAGTCTATCGGAGCATAGTCAGTCTGTGAAAGTTCTATATAAAGCTGAGTATAAGCTAGACTTTTTCAAATCTCATTCAGCATTTCGTCTTAGATATTTGAGCATTCCTTCAGCTTCGTGTGTGTGCACTGACTAAATGAAAGCCGTAACTCGTACATCATAACAAACaggtaaagttttttttcacttggGGTTTATATTGCACAGGAGGTGtaattgtgtttgtttgctggcCCACAtagagattttttttccaaaccaCACTGTTTGGTAAataaacaggaagtgatgtaCATCCAGTTCCCGGTATGGGCTGCGTAACAGCAAGGAACTTTCCCTGACCTAAACCTTTCATACATCCAACTTGTAACTTTGTCACAATCACTTTCACACTCGTCATTTGCCACTCACACCAAAATTATCTCAGTGTTCACCATTTCCAAGTTTAATATGGataacaataaaatacatttaccaATGTGTAGTTTGTCCATAGGACTTACAGTACATatctttcaaaaacaaaacattttctccATTCATGAGTCCACATATTAAAGATATTTTAGTCATTCTGGTTATGTTTTGATTACAGAAGGATCATTTTTATGGGACCTTATTTCTGTAAAAGTTATTTAAGTGCAGAGTGTTACTCATCACTGAAGAGATTACATGACTTCACTTTAACTACACTAGATCTTAATGAGGTCTCTGTGGAGCTTGTTGGGGTTTTGGAGCAGAAttataatcacacatttttgtaAGCCTAAACTATATGCCCTCAGCCatttatgaaatgaaaactgAGCTATAAAGTCAATGTAGGCTAATTAAACTTGCAACATATTGCACATGAACATGAATGTAGTGATATCTACATCAAAATAAAGGtgtataaaatatttatataaatagttCCAAATAAATACATCATATACAAAATAACATATTTACACGTATGCAGAATGAGGTGAGTGTCTAGTCTTTTTCATACGCTGTTTGCATCATCATAAATGCAACTTCTCTTAAGATTCCATCTTAAAATCCTGATAAGCTTCAGTTTGCAAGAAATGTGGTCATAGCTTTGAAAATGGTACAGGCGCCTGCCCATTTTCACCTACTGGACTTTAAGTAAACAAAAACGAGTGTTGTTCTTTAGTTACGGCCCAAAGGTCATGGGGTGGATCTTCATTATGATGACAGATGTACAGTGTCCACATTAGTCCACAAGGAACATCCCAAGTTTTGAGCTGCTCAGCTCCAGTTTCCAGTCCTGCAGTCCCTTTGGTACAATCATCTGAGTGAACAGTTTCTGTCCATTGAGCTGGCTCACTGTCCAGCACTTCCTGCTCACAGGTTTTGAATCTGCCACAGCCGGAAGCTCCACCTCGCAGGTGAGCTTATCGCCCACATTCACGCTGAGGATGCCTGCGTTGCAATCGTAGGTGCAGGTGAGGTTGAGCTCAATGTATATGAAGTAGGTCCCCTCCTGTTCGGCCTTCAGCCAATGCTGCTTTGCATCAAACAAGAAGTTGCTTCCTACTGACCTCCTGGTAGCGTAGTGGACTGGAGCCCAGGACATGGTGGAGTTCTTCAACTCACCTGCAGGAGAAGACAAACATCTAATTTAGATGATGTATACACAGAGCAACAACAGGCTTGATAGTTACATTCCGTTCTGGCATTGTCTGGCCTTAAGTCTGACATGATTAAGGACAGCTAAAAATAACTAAAtctttttcatgtcattttagtgATGCAAATGAAGGATCTTTAAAATTTGGAAATGACACTGTCTATGGAGAGAATAAAAGTTCTACATTATGGCTCTAAATGAAGACACCATTATCATCTCCATACTCTAAAAAACAGCTTGCATAATTTTGTGAATCTGTCACTAAACATGTATGTTGTGTGGCTGCTTTAAATAAAAGCGGACTTACTTGAGATGGCTTGCAAATAGGCAAAGTTCTGCATCTGTTGACAAAATCGAAAATATATGGATGATTAAAATGTGCACGGGACATGGGTCAAACTTGAAATAGGAGGGGGAAAATGTGATTGTTCAGATTGTAATAACAGGAGTCATTTGTTTACCTTGTATGCTGGGTCAGGGGTGTCTCCTGACAGCTTCGACGTTTCAAACTCAACATGCGTACGCGGGAGTTTGGACTGCAGCTCTGACCGCAGCTCCATCACAACCATCAGTCCGCCAGCAGCCACAGCTGCCACTGTCACGAACAGACAAATGATTGACCCGACGAGAAAAACGTCCAGGCAGCTTCCACGGCGGCGGCCGCTCTTCTGGAGTGACTCAATGTCCATTTCTTTATCTTGATGTCCCATCAATCGGCAGGATGCCTGAGCTTCAGGGAGACTGTTCAAACCGTCCAGTTTTTAGACTCAGTGAACAAAAGGCTTTAGAAGTTGTAAAGCTCCAGGTGTTCGGGGGTTTATCTCCACAAAGATAGTCCTCTTAATACCACACAGCCCAGTCCGCGTCTTAATGTGAATGTCGCGTTTGTGAGTACCATGATGGCTTTTTATAGTATGCAGTAGCCATACACACAGTTTCGGACACGGAGGAAAAACGCGGAAGTCATGGATTTCCCTCTCGCCTCCGCTGCATGAAAGCGAGTTGAGAAAATGAGACGCAAGACTTTCCACGGCTCTCCCTGCGATTGCGCAAACTGCTGTGCGGTGGAAAACGAAAGGGAGAGAAAATGCGCATCCACCAGCCTCACTACATTCCGAGAGAGTCAAAAGCTCGGCCTCATCACTTTGAACTTCACACGCCTGACAAAAGTGGCACAACGgagataataaaaacataatgtgaAGGAGGACTTGATTCCCTTATTGGAAACGTATTTTTGGCAAGTagcctacatgtatgtgtgggaTGTAATGAGATAGGGTGGGACATTTGTCAAGAGTATATTTCATCATCAAAGCTCACAGCGTCACTCCTCCTGGTTTATATTGGCCTACCTGATGTAATTCTGGCACAACTACGTGCCAGCTGTGTGTTTTAAGTCCCCAACGTCTCTGGGATTAGGcagtggttatggttatggttagggttaggtgctaTGAAGTCAACGGtagcagtgctgcctggaaggagacgttgggggcttaaaacaccatcgagcgtagATCTACCAGCccctgtggtgtgtgtgtgtgtgtgtgtgtgtgtgtgagagagagagagagagagagagagagagagagagagagagagagagagagagagagagagagagagagagagagagacggagctaCAAGTATCccaagacattaaaaaaactaGCCAACAGCCAATCAGACTGAACTCTTATCATGGTACGGCCTTGATGATGATAGATGCAAGGGAATTCCCCACATCATGTGTgtgggagagggggagacagtaAAGGTGAGGAAAAAGGGAAGATTGGGAGAATGGTTTCATTATGTTCATGTAGCTGTGGATTTAGATGCCACACATGACACAATTAGCTATATCTGGGTTTTGCCTGACAAAAGTGGCACAATggacataataaaaacataatgtgaAGGTGGACTTGATTCACTTACTGGAAAAGTATTTTTGGCAAGTAGGCCTAAATGTAGAAGAGAAACAggtctgtgtgtacatgtgcgtgcatgtatgtgtgagaTGCAAAGGAATAGGGTGAGGCATTTGTCAAGTCGAGTATATTTCATCATCCAGCTAAAGAAAGCTCACAGCGTCACTCCTCCAGGTTTATACAGGCCTACCTGATGTAATTCTGGCACAACCATGTGCCAGAACAAATCAGAATGTAAATTTTGCGTTTGTGCAAAAACATATGGGAATCCCCCATTGCAGTGTAGCGTGTAGTAGGcctatggtgtgtgtgtgtgagtgtgtgtgtgtgtgtgtgagtgtgtgtgtgtgtgtgtgtgtgtgtgtgtgtgtgtgtgtgtgtgtgcgcatgcatgtgtgtgtgtgtgtgtgtgtgtgagagagagagagagagagagagagagagagagagagagagagagagagagagagagagaaaaggagctACAGGTATCccaagacattaaaaaaactaGCCAACAGCCAATCAGACTGAAATCTTATCATGGTGCGGCCTTGATGATGATAGATGCAAGGGAATTCCCCACATCATGTGTgtgggagagggggagacagtaAAGGTGAGGGAAAGAGTAACATAGGGAGAGTGGTTTCATTATGTTCAACACAATTAGCTATATCTGGGTTTTTGGCttttttaggtcattttatcaTTGACCACAATTGCAACAGGTCATTTTATCAGAGTGCATAAGCTACTGAGTTCTTTTGAAGAACAGCTCATGTGCTTagcgttttttgttgttgcagtttttaaaaccaaaa from Sander vitreus isolate 19-12246 chromosome 2, sanVit1, whole genome shotgun sequence includes the following:
- the LOC144529472 gene encoding uncharacterized protein LOC144529472; this translates as MGHQDKEMDIESLQKSGRRRGSCLDVFLVGSIICLFVTVAAVAAGGLMVVMELRSELQSKLPRTHVEFETSKLSGDTPDPAYKMQNFAYLQAISSELKNSTMSWAPVHYATRRSVGSNFLFDAKQHWLKAEQEGTYFIYIELNLTCTYDCNAGILSVNVGDKLTCEVELPAVADSKPVSRKCWTVSQLNGQKLFTQMIVPKGLQDWKLELSSSKLGMFLVD